A part of Aspergillus flavus chromosome 1, complete sequence genomic DNA contains:
- a CDS encoding bola protein, with the protein MADATAGVTPEGLKSKLIEQLQAQHVEIEDLSGGCGQAFQAVIVSPQFEKKTMLARHRLVNSVLKAEIAAIHAWTPKCYTPEQWQALQQ; encoded by the exons ATGGCCGACGCGACCGCAGGGGTGACCCCCGAGGGACTGAAGAGCAAGTTGATCGAGCAGTTGCAGGCACAGCATGTTGAGATTGAGGACCTTTCGG GCGGCTGTGGCCAGGCATTCCAGGCGGTGATTGTATCCCCACAgttcgagaagaagaccatgCTCGCTCGTCACCGATTGGTAAACTCGGTTCTGAAGGCCGAAATCGCAGCTATCCATGCTTGGACACCTAAGTGCTATACCCCGGAGCAGTGGCAAGCTTTGCAGCAGTAG